In one Vibrio sp. VB16 genomic region, the following are encoded:
- the djlA gene encoding co-chaperone DjlA, translating into MHIFGKILGIFFGFLFGGAFGALFGLFLGHQFDKARRLSQAGFRASSAFSGGPNQAEKQAEFFKAAFSVMGHVAKAKGQVTKEEIQLADTMMQRMNLRGDQKKAAQDAFREGKSSGFPLNEILERVRISSGGRHDLLQFFLELQISAAFADGDLHPSERTVLHAIAKGLGFSTQQLEQRLQMQEAAFRFQREGGAGGWNHSQGQGGAWQQATTADQLTDAYKVLGITDDVDSKEVKRAYRKLMNEHHPDKLVAKGLPPEMMEMAKEKAQDIQAAYDLIKKEKGIK; encoded by the coding sequence ATGCACATTTTTGGCAAAATTTTAGGCATATTTTTTGGTTTCCTTTTTGGAGGAGCTTTTGGCGCACTGTTTGGTTTGTTCTTAGGGCATCAGTTTGATAAAGCAAGAAGACTTAGCCAAGCAGGATTTAGAGCATCCAGCGCCTTCTCCGGTGGACCCAATCAAGCGGAAAAACAGGCAGAATTTTTTAAGGCTGCTTTTTCTGTTATGGGCCATGTTGCTAAAGCCAAAGGGCAAGTAACCAAAGAAGAAATTCAGTTGGCCGACACGATGATGCAACGAATGAACCTTCGAGGTGACCAGAAAAAGGCGGCTCAAGATGCATTCCGCGAGGGGAAATCAAGTGGTTTTCCGTTGAACGAAATACTTGAACGGGTTCGCATATCATCTGGAGGAAGGCATGATCTTTTACAGTTTTTCTTAGAGTTGCAGATATCAGCCGCATTTGCTGATGGTGATCTTCATCCTTCAGAAAGGACCGTTCTGCATGCTATCGCTAAAGGGTTAGGGTTTTCAACTCAGCAGCTTGAACAGAGATTGCAAATGCAAGAGGCGGCCTTTCGTTTTCAAAGAGAGGGCGGAGCTGGCGGTTGGAATCATTCTCAAGGGCAAGGCGGTGCTTGGCAACAAGCAACGACAGCGGATCAGCTTACGGATGCTTACAAAGTGTTAGGCATCACCGATGATGTGGATTCTAAAGAAGTGAAGCGAGCTTATCGTAAACTAATGAATGAGCATCACCCAGATAAGCTTGTAGCAAAAGGTTTACCACCTGAAATGATGGAAATGGCCAAAGAGAAAGCACAGGATATTCAAGCGGCTTACGACCTGATCAAGAAAGAGAAAGGGATTAAGTAG
- a CDS encoding DUF547 domain-containing protein — MKYILLCISLLFSTFSFSAPKAELWDYWNRADEQNTQAISHLKWQYFLDNYLVEKKENTLVRYKHVTPSDKQQLKSYISDMAKLDPRTYNKAEQYAYWVNLYNALTVNVILDNYPIKSITKLGGLFSFGPWGDEIVVVTDEKLSLNDIEHRILRPIWQDARTHYAVNCASLGCPNLQPVAFDAMNQEMLLEQAAGSFINSGKGVKQSGNKTVLSSIYEWFPEDFGSKQALTNHLKKYRPTLSLNLDKVKYDYNWDLNEAK, encoded by the coding sequence ATGAAATATATATTACTTTGCATTAGCTTACTCTTTTCCACTTTTTCCTTTTCAGCGCCAAAAGCCGAGCTTTGGGACTATTGGAACCGAGCGGACGAGCAAAATACTCAAGCTATCTCTCACCTTAAATGGCAATATTTTTTAGACAATTATCTTGTTGAAAAGAAAGAAAATACGCTTGTTCGTTATAAACACGTAACACCATCTGATAAGCAACAACTCAAGTCTTATATATCAGACATGGCTAAGCTCGACCCTCGAACCTACAACAAAGCAGAACAATACGCTTATTGGGTAAATTTATATAACGCCCTGACCGTAAATGTTATTCTGGACAACTACCCCATCAAATCTATTACCAAACTAGGCGGATTGTTTAGCTTTGGTCCATGGGGTGATGAAATAGTCGTCGTTACAGATGAGAAGCTAAGCTTAAACGATATTGAACACAGAATTCTAAGACCAATCTGGCAAGATGCTCGTACTCATTATGCGGTCAACTGTGCAAGTTTAGGTTGTCCCAACCTACAACCAGTCGCATTTGATGCAATGAATCAAGAGATGTTATTGGAGCAAGCGGCAGGCAGTTTCATCAATAGCGGCAAAGGTGTTAAGCAGTCAGGTAATAAAACGGTACTGTCTTCTATTTACGAGTGGTTTCCCGAGGATTTTGGTTCTAAGCAAGCACTGACCAATCATCTTAAAAAATATAGACCAACGCTTTCTCTTAATCTCGATAAGGTCAAATACGATTACAATTGGGATTTAAATGAGGCCAAATAA
- the leuD gene encoding 3-isopropylmalate dehydratase small subunit, translating into MSGFKNHTGLVVPLDLANIDTDAIIPKQFLQKVTRLGFGQHLFNDWRFLDDAGQQPNLDFVMNEGRYQDASILIARENFGCGSSREHAPWALADYGIKVMIAPSFADIFYGNSINNQMVPVRLTDQEVDEIFQFVQANEGAQVTVDLEAMKVTANDKQYSFEIDEFRRHCLLNGLDNIGLTLQHEEKISAYEDNIPTYMK; encoded by the coding sequence ATGTCAGGTTTTAAAAATCACACAGGCTTAGTTGTCCCTTTGGATCTTGCAAATATCGATACGGACGCCATTATTCCAAAACAGTTTCTTCAAAAAGTAACACGATTAGGTTTTGGTCAGCACCTTTTCAATGATTGGCGCTTTCTCGATGATGCTGGTCAGCAACCTAACCTTGATTTTGTCATGAACGAGGGTCGTTACCAAGACGCTTCAATCCTCATCGCTCGTGAAAATTTTGGTTGTGGTTCGTCACGCGAACATGCACCGTGGGCGCTGGCAGATTATGGTATCAAGGTAATGATTGCCCCTAGTTTTGCTGATATTTTCTACGGCAACTCAATCAACAATCAAATGGTTCCTGTACGCTTAACCGATCAGGAAGTGGATGAAATATTCCAATTTGTCCAAGCAAACGAAGGCGCTCAGGTTACCGTTGATTTAGAAGCGATGAAAGTAACCGCAAACGACAAACAGTATTCATTTGAAATAGATGAGTTCCGTCGCCACTGCTTACTTAACGGCTTAGACAATATTGGATTAACGCTTCAACATGAAGAAAAAATCTCTGCGTATGAAGATAATATCCCAACGTATATGAAGTAG
- the leuC gene encoding 3-isopropylmalate dehydratase large subunit → MSKTLYEKVYAAHVAVAAEGENPILYIDRHLVHEVTSPQAFDGLREKGRKVRQLGKTFATMDHNVSTTTKDINASGEMARIQMETLSKNCEEFGVTLYDLNHKYQGIVHVMGPELGITLPGMTIVCGDSHTATHGAFGSLAFGIGTSEVEHVLATQTLKQDRAKTMKIDVQGKVADGITAKDIVLAIIGKTTAAGGTGYVVEFCGEAIRDLSMEGRMTVCNMAIELGAKAGLVAPDQTTFDYIQGREFAPKGADWDAAIEYWSSLKTDNDATFDATVILEASSIKPQVTWGTNPGQVIAVDEPIPAPENFADAAEKASAIKALAYMGLEAGKALTDYNVDKVFVGSCTNSRIEDMRAAAAVAKGRKVADHVQALIVPGSEQVKAQAEQEGLDKVFIDAGFEWRLPGCSMCLAMNNDRLGPKERCASTSNRNFEGRQGRDGRTHLVSPAMAAAAAIAGHFVDIRKL, encoded by the coding sequence ATGTCTAAAACCTTATACGAAAAAGTCTACGCTGCACACGTTGCTGTTGCAGCCGAAGGCGAAAACCCGATTCTATATATCGACCGTCACTTAGTTCACGAAGTCACGTCACCGCAAGCGTTTGATGGCTTGCGTGAGAAAGGTCGTAAAGTACGCCAGTTGGGTAAAACCTTTGCCACAATGGATCACAATGTTTCCACGACCACCAAAGACATTAACGCTTCTGGCGAAATGGCTAGAATTCAAATGGAAACCTTATCGAAAAACTGTGAAGAATTCGGTGTTACCCTTTATGACCTAAACCATAAATACCAGGGCATAGTGCATGTTATGGGGCCAGAACTAGGTATTACCCTTCCAGGCATGACCATTGTGTGTGGTGATTCACATACTGCAACACACGGTGCTTTCGGTTCTCTGGCTTTTGGTATTGGTACGTCTGAAGTGGAGCATGTTTTAGCAACGCAAACATTAAAGCAGGATCGCGCTAAAACGATGAAAATAGACGTCCAAGGCAAGGTAGCCGACGGCATAACAGCGAAAGATATCGTACTGGCTATCATCGGCAAAACAACCGCTGCCGGCGGTACAGGCTATGTCGTTGAGTTCTGCGGTGAAGCGATACGTGACCTTTCAATGGAAGGTCGTATGACTGTCTGCAATATGGCTATTGAGCTTGGGGCTAAAGCAGGACTTGTCGCACCAGACCAAACCACTTTTGACTATATTCAAGGTCGTGAATTTGCCCCTAAAGGCGCAGACTGGGATGCCGCGATTGAATATTGGTCGTCGTTAAAAACAGACAATGATGCAACCTTTGATGCAACCGTTATCCTTGAAGCATCAAGCATTAAACCTCAAGTCACTTGGGGGACAAACCCGGGTCAAGTTATTGCTGTCGATGAGCCTATCCCTGCTCCTGAAAATTTTGCAGACGCTGCAGAAAAAGCTTCCGCTATAAAAGCATTAGCCTATATGGGCTTAGAAGCTGGAAAAGCGTTGACTGACTATAACGTGGATAAAGTGTTTGTTGGTTCATGTACAAACTCTCGCATAGAAGATATGCGTGCAGCCGCGGCGGTTGCAAAAGGTCGCAAAGTTGCCGATCACGTTCAAGCGCTGATCGTTCCGGGATCTGAGCAAGTTAAAGCTCAAGCGGAACAAGAAGGCCTTGATAAAGTATTTATCGACGCTGGTTTTGAATGGCGTTTGCCAGGTTGCTCTATGTGTCTAGCGATGAATAATGACCGCTTAGGTCCAAAAGAGCGTTGTGCTTCAACCAGTAATCGTAACTTTGAAGGTCGTCAGGGTCGTGATGGTCGTACACACTTAGTTAGTCCAGCGATGGCTGCTGCCGCCGCAATTGCTGGTCATTTCGTTGATATTCGTAAACTATAA
- the leuB gene encoding 3-isopropylmalate dehydrogenase encodes MAGKEYKIAVLPGDGIGPEVMQQAHKVLDAIEKKHGIRFSKEEHDVGGIAIDNHGCPLPESTVKGCEAADAVLFGSVGGPKWEHLAPNDQPERGALLPLRKHFQLFCNLRPAQIHAGLESFSPLRADISGKGFDIVVVRELTGGIYFGQPKGREGEGPNEKAFDTEIYHRYEIERIARIAFESARLRNKKVCSVDKANVLQSSILWREVVEGIAKDYPDVELSHIYIDNATMQLIKDPSQFDVMLCSNIFGDIISDECAMITGSMGMLPSASLNESNFGLYEPAGGSAPDIAGKNIANPVAQILSAALMLRYSLGEEQAAQDIETAVSRALEAGELTGDLASDKPALSTSEMGDKIAGYIFR; translated from the coding sequence ATGGCAGGCAAAGAATACAAAATAGCCGTTTTACCGGGAGACGGCATTGGCCCGGAAGTAATGCAGCAAGCGCATAAAGTATTAGACGCTATAGAGAAGAAGCACGGAATCAGGTTCTCTAAAGAAGAACACGATGTCGGTGGTATCGCAATCGATAATCACGGCTGCCCTTTACCTGAAAGTACTGTTAAAGGTTGTGAAGCAGCCGATGCGGTTCTATTTGGTTCGGTAGGTGGTCCAAAATGGGAACATCTAGCGCCAAATGATCAACCCGAACGCGGTGCTTTGCTTCCATTACGTAAGCACTTTCAGCTATTTTGTAACCTTCGTCCAGCCCAAATCCACGCAGGGTTAGAGTCTTTTTCACCACTGCGTGCCGATATTTCAGGAAAGGGATTTGATATCGTCGTTGTGCGTGAACTAACGGGAGGTATTTACTTTGGCCAACCGAAAGGTCGTGAAGGCGAAGGACCAAATGAGAAAGCATTTGATACCGAAATTTATCATCGATATGAGATAGAGCGCATTGCTAGAATTGCTTTCGAATCTGCTCGTTTACGTAATAAAAAAGTATGTTCTGTCGATAAAGCTAACGTTCTACAAAGTTCCATTTTGTGGCGCGAAGTTGTTGAAGGTATCGCTAAAGACTACCCAGATGTTGAGCTATCTCATATCTACATCGATAACGCGACAATGCAGCTCATCAAAGATCCGTCTCAGTTTGACGTGATGCTTTGCTCGAACATTTTCGGGGACATTATCTCTGACGAATGCGCCATGATTACTGGCTCTATGGGTATGCTTCCGTCAGCAAGCTTAAATGAAAGCAATTTTGGTCTGTACGAACCAGCTGGTGGATCAGCCCCTGATATTGCAGGCAAAAATATAGCAAACCCTGTTGCTCAAATCCTCTCTGCGGCTTTAATGCTTCGCTACAGCTTAGGAGAAGAGCAAGCAGCACAAGATATCGAAACGGCGGTGTCTAGAGCGTTAGAAGCCGGGGAGCTCACTGGAGACCTTGCTAGTGACAAGCCCGCTCTATCTACATCTGAAATGGGCGATAAAATCGCTGGTTACATTTTCCGCTAA
- the leuA gene encoding 2-isopropylmalate synthase — translation MNDQVIIFDTTLRDGEQALSASLTVKEKLQIAYALERLGVDVIEAGFPVSSPGDFKSVQTIAKNIKGSRICALSRAVAKDIDVAAESLKVAEAFRIHTFISTSTIHVKDKLRRDYDDVVEMGVQAVKRARNYTDDVEFSCEDAGRTPIDNLCRMVEAAINAGATTVNIPDTVGYTVPSEFGSIIKQLFNRVPNIDKAVISVHCHDDLGMSVANSITAVQAGARQIEGTINGIGERAGNCSLEEIAMIIKTRSELMGVHTGLQHDEIHRTSRLVSQLCNMPIQDNKAIVGANAFSHSSGIHQDGVLKNKNTYEIMTPESIGLKNKALNLTSRSGRAAVKSHMDDMGYKEESYNLDALYDDFLKLADRKGQIFDYDLEALMHFANLRDEDDFYKLNYLSVQSGSVMATTSIKLQCGDKEQCEAAVGNGPVDALYQCIYRLTGYEIVLDKFDLTAKGEGEDGLGQADIIANYKGCKYHGTGLATDIVEASGQALLHVINSIHRADQVAEIKQSKKNTQTV, via the coding sequence ATGAACGATCAAGTCATTATATTCGACACCACATTACGTGATGGCGAACAAGCACTTTCAGCAAGCTTAACGGTAAAAGAGAAGTTGCAGATCGCCTATGCCCTCGAACGTCTCGGTGTCGATGTAATAGAAGCAGGGTTTCCTGTTTCCTCACCCGGTGATTTTAAATCTGTACAAACCATTGCTAAAAACATCAAAGGCAGCCGTATCTGTGCACTATCAAGGGCCGTAGCCAAAGATATTGATGTTGCGGCTGAATCATTAAAAGTAGCAGAAGCATTTCGAATCCACACGTTTATTTCTACGTCCACGATTCATGTAAAAGACAAATTGCGCCGTGATTATGATGATGTCGTAGAGATGGGGGTTCAAGCAGTAAAACGCGCTCGAAACTATACCGATGATGTGGAGTTTTCTTGCGAAGATGCTGGACGTACGCCTATCGATAATCTATGTCGTATGGTCGAGGCTGCAATCAATGCTGGTGCAACAACCGTCAATATCCCGGATACTGTCGGATACACAGTACCGAGTGAGTTTGGTAGCATTATCAAACAACTTTTCAACCGTGTGCCTAATATCGATAAGGCGGTTATCTCTGTTCACTGCCACGACGACCTGGGCATGTCGGTCGCAAACTCCATCACTGCCGTTCAGGCTGGCGCTCGTCAGATTGAAGGGACAATTAATGGTATTGGTGAACGTGCAGGTAATTGCTCGCTAGAAGAAATAGCGATGATAATTAAAACCCGTTCAGAATTGATGGGGGTTCACACGGGTCTACAACACGATGAAATACACCGTACGAGCCGCCTTGTTAGTCAGCTATGTAATATGCCAATTCAAGACAACAAAGCGATTGTCGGTGCTAACGCATTTAGTCATTCCTCCGGTATCCATCAAGATGGCGTATTGAAAAACAAAAATACCTACGAGATTATGACGCCTGAGTCTATTGGACTTAAAAACAAAGCGTTGAACTTGACCAGTCGTAGTGGCAGAGCAGCAGTTAAAAGTCATATGGATGATATGGGCTACAAGGAAGAGTCATACAATCTGGATGCACTTTATGATGACTTTTTAAAACTAGCGGATCGTAAAGGCCAGATCTTCGATTATGACCTAGAAGCGTTAATGCATTTTGCTAATCTTCGTGATGAGGACGACTTCTACAAATTGAACTATTTGAGCGTACAATCGGGTAGCGTAATGGCAACCACCTCAATCAAATTGCAGTGTGGTGATAAAGAGCAGTGTGAGGCTGCGGTAGGTAACGGCCCTGTTGATGCTCTTTATCAATGTATTTATCGCTTAACTGGATACGAAATAGTGTTGGATAAATTCGATCTCACTGCAAAAGGTGAAGGCGAAGATGGCCTTGGTCAAGCTGACATTATTGCTAATTATAAAGGCTGTAAATACCACGGAACCGGTCTAGCCACCGATATCGTAGAGGCTTCAGGTCAGGCACTATTGCATGTAATAAACAGTATTCATCGTGCGGATCAAGTTGCCGAAATTAAGCAGTCGAAAAAAAATACACAAACCGTTTAA
- a CDS encoding TetR/AcrR family transcriptional regulator, with translation MSRKAGRPSESTQAREKLISHARELYMVMPYEKVSTRLVADSAGVNIAMIRYYFGNKQGLFETVIRDTMEPINQQMKAMVKPSSQESLIGLMRAYYQTMMNTPEFPRLIAQIMNMSESDMQRRLLERIFKEVTKPAQETMFNRLLEEGVLREGVDPKLCRVTFFSMMVFPFIAPRAMLEFHGVELNSSFLEQLLEHNIKTLTHGFLSPEHQISLGGNNEH, from the coding sequence ATGTCACGAAAAGCGGGCAGACCTAGCGAGAGCACTCAGGCGCGAGAGAAATTGATTAGTCATGCTCGAGAGCTCTATATGGTGATGCCGTATGAGAAGGTATCTACTCGATTGGTGGCAGACAGTGCCGGCGTAAATATTGCCATGATTCGCTATTACTTTGGTAACAAGCAAGGTTTATTCGAAACGGTAATCCGAGACACCATGGAGCCGATTAATCAACAAATGAAGGCGATGGTTAAGCCTTCTAGTCAGGAAAGTTTAATCGGTTTAATGCGGGCTTATTATCAAACTATGATGAATACACCTGAATTTCCTCGCTTGATAGCCCAGATAATGAATATGTCTGAATCGGATATGCAGCGCAGACTACTTGAAAGAATATTCAAAGAGGTGACAAAACCGGCACAAGAAACGATGTTTAATCGTCTTTTGGAAGAGGGAGTTCTCAGAGAAGGTGTCGACCCAAAACTGTGTCGTGTTACTTTTTTTAGTATGATGGTTTTTCCTTTTATCGCCCCTCGCGCCATGTTGGAGTTCCATGGGGTAGAGCTAAACTCGTCGTTTCTTGAACAACTTTTAGAACACAATATAAAAACCTTAACACATGGTTTTTTGTCACCAGAACATCAAATTTCTCTTGGGGGAAATAATGAACATTAA
- a CDS encoding efflux RND transporter periplasmic adaptor subunit, which yields MNINRKLLFFPVLAIGIVILFTAIKMKPDLSVKPAGDRARLVKVMPLELKAMAPIAIGFGKVAPKFEWKAIAEVTGKVVYRNPELEKGRILQAGTEVLRIDPLDYELKLAQAEADLSSSKTQLAKLNQEEKNLKGTVKIEKNRLSISQNELDRKLNLKKRGLTSQSDVDQQNQTYLSQQKLVQDMQNQLSLYPDERKVSQAQVKVNESKVTEAKRSLEKTSIVLPQDLRIAEVDIEDNQVVNLQQTMVTAHGTNTMEVEAQLSIHDLQLIASSLAHFINNDSGISQPDMSGIASWIELSSGSLTARWPAKVARISETVDATQATAGVILEIEQDYSTLNASNIPPLVNGMFVSAELVGQENPSWVIPERALHGDSVYIMDVDNKLDIRPVSVLYRRDNQVVIDGELEHGERLVLNDVLPALQGMLLKIEGAQSVPAEEDAA from the coding sequence ATGAACATTAATCGCAAACTTCTTTTCTTTCCAGTTTTGGCTATTGGTATTGTTATTCTGTTTACTGCGATCAAAATGAAGCCGGATCTCTCGGTCAAACCCGCGGGAGATAGAGCGCGATTAGTTAAAGTGATGCCTTTAGAGCTAAAGGCGATGGCGCCAATTGCAATCGGTTTTGGAAAGGTTGCGCCTAAGTTTGAGTGGAAAGCGATTGCTGAGGTCACAGGTAAGGTTGTTTACAGAAATCCTGAGTTAGAAAAAGGGCGTATTCTTCAAGCGGGGACAGAGGTATTGAGAATCGACCCACTAGATTATGAATTGAAACTTGCCCAAGCAGAAGCGGATTTAAGTTCCAGCAAAACGCAATTAGCCAAGCTTAATCAAGAAGAAAAAAATCTAAAAGGAACAGTGAAGATAGAGAAAAACCGACTTTCAATCAGTCAAAATGAACTGGATAGAAAGCTTAATCTAAAAAAGAGAGGGCTTACTTCTCAATCTGATGTCGATCAGCAAAACCAAACCTATCTGTCCCAACAAAAACTGGTGCAGGATATGCAAAATCAGTTGTCTCTCTATCCCGATGAAAGAAAAGTGTCTCAAGCTCAAGTAAAAGTAAATGAATCTAAGGTAACTGAGGCAAAACGCTCACTAGAGAAAACCTCGATTGTATTACCGCAAGATCTTCGTATTGCAGAGGTCGATATTGAAGACAATCAAGTTGTGAACCTTCAACAGACGATGGTGACGGCACATGGTACCAACACGATGGAGGTGGAAGCACAATTGTCTATTCATGATTTGCAATTGATTGCCTCCAGTTTGGCGCATTTCATAAACAATGATTCAGGTATTTCACAACCAGATATGAGTGGTATTGCCTCTTGGATTGAGTTATCGAGTGGTAGCTTGACCGCTCGTTGGCCAGCAAAAGTCGCTCGTATCAGTGAAACGGTGGACGCTACTCAGGCGACTGCTGGGGTTATTTTAGAAATTGAGCAAGATTATTCAACCTTAAACGCGAGCAATATCCCCCCACTAGTGAATGGTATGTTCGTTAGTGCAGAACTGGTTGGTCAAGAAAACCCGAGTTGGGTAATACCAGAGCGCGCGCTTCATGGTGACAGTGTGTATATCATGGACGTGGACAACAAGTTAGATATTAGGCCGGTCTCTGTTTTGTATCGTAGAGATAATCAGGTGGTGATTGATGGCGAATTAGAGCACGGGGAGAGATTGGTGTTAAACGATGTGTTACCTGCTCTACAAGGTATGCTGCTCAAAATCGAAGGTGCACAGTCAGTACCAGCTGAGGAGGATGCGGCATGA